In Leptospira licerasiae serovar Varillal str. VAR 010, the sequence GGGAGGAGGGTTTATGGCTCAAGGAGAAGCCAGAGTCACTAAAAAACCTGCAGTTTGTTTAGCTTCCTCGGGTCCTGGAGTTACAAATCTGATCACCTCAGTTGCGGATGCAAAATCGGATTCTATACCCTTAGTCGCTATTACTGGCCAAGTGCCTTTATCTCTTATCGGAACCGATGCTTTCCAAGAAATAGATACATACGGATTATCTTTACCTATTACTAAAAAAACCTATTTGGTTCGTTCCGTATCGGAACTTATTCGCGTTTTGCCGGAAGCATTTCAGATCGCAGAAGGACCAAGACCTGGCCCTGTCTGGATTGATGTTCCAAAAGATATACAGTCGGCTTCAATTTCACTTTCTATGTCACAGATAAAATCCATTTGGGATTCTCAGGAAGAAATAAGCCCTCCTAAGATCTTTATCTCTGAAGCTGATAAACTTAGATTCTATTCTTTATTAGAAAATTCTAAAAGACCGGTTTTGTATATAGGAGGAGGAGTTAAGGGTTCCGGCGCAGAAGATCTTATCCAACAATTAGCGGAGTCCCAGGATATTCCCGTAGTGTGCACTTTGATGGGACTGGATTCTTTTTCACAAACGCACGAACTGTCTTTGGGAATGCTAGGAATGCACGGCGCTCCTTATACGAATCGATTATTGTCCGAGTCGGATCTTCTTTTGGCATTCGGGGTTCGTTTCGACGATAGGGCTACTGGAAAATTAGAAACATTCTGTCCTAGTGCAAAAGTGATCCATGTAGACATCGATTATAAGGAAATCGGAAAGTTAAGAAGACCCGATTTCGGTTTTTGTTCGGATTTAAAATACTTTTTAGAGAGTATGGGAGAGTTTCCGAATCGCAAAAGGGAAGAATGGAGATGGCAGATCCGTTCTTACAAAGAACTGTATCCTTTAAATCCGATTTCTACTCCTAAAGGGTTTTCTCCTCAGGATATTATTTTGTCCGTTGCAAATTCCTTAGGTCCGAATACAAGGATCAGCACTGACGTTGGACAACACCAGATGTGGGTTGCTCAATATTATCCATTCCGGAAAAGCGGGACATTTTTGACTTCCGGAGGACTTGGGACCATGGGTTTTGGTTTGCCTGCTGCAATCGGAGCTTCTCTTGCGGATCCGAACTCTAAGATCGTTTGTTTTTCCGGAGACGGATCTATTTTGATGAATATCCAAGAATTGGATACTTTGAGCGAGTTACAATCGGATATTAAAATTATAATATTCGATAATCGGAATCTTGGGCTGGTGCGCCAACAACAGAATTTATTTTACGGAAGTAGGTATAACGGAAGCGCTTATCCTTCTCATTCTAAATTCTCTAAGATCGCCAACGCTTTCGGAGTTTATAGTTTGGATCTGGGGGAAGAGGGAAAAAATTTAGAAGATCTGGAGACTTTTTTAAAGGAGAAGGGGCCTGGACTGGTCGTTGTTCCCATCGATCAGGATCTTCAGGTTTTTCCAATGGTTCCACCCGGAAAAAGTAATTTGGAGATGCTCTTAGGTTGAAAAATTCCGTTTACAGACGGTTTTCTTTTCCATACGGCTCCTTGGTCGAAATTTCGATCGAGGAGTCCGAAACTTCTTTGTTTGCTTTCGTTCTTTCTATCTTTTCTTCTGATTTCTCTTGGTGGCCCTCCCGGGCCTAGTTATACCTACATATTCCTTTTTTATAATGTGTTATCGAGCGATTCGACTCGAAATTAAGGAGGCAATTATGTCCATAGAAATCCAAAATATCAGAAAAGAAGCGTCACGTTTTAAAAGACCAATCGTCCGACCCTTTCCTTTAAAGGAGAATTGTACCCTGGAATATTTCCAAAAGTTAATGGAAGAGACTGAAGTAGCGGTCCTATTCGAAAGTTTGGGACCGGAATCGGATAATTCCAGATACAGTTTTATTTCAGGTTTTCCAAAGAGGGTATTCAGAGCTAAGGAAGATAAATTAGCATGTGACGGAGTAGAGATTGCGAGGGGAAATCCATACAGGCTATTCTCGGAAATTTTTTCGCCTAAAAAATCATTCTTAGAATGTACGGAAGTAGGCGGAGGAGGTCTATACGGTTACCTTTCCTACGAGGCTGCGAACGATATGGAATCGAGCCTTCTTCTGAAAGAACATCCCAAATTTCCTAAGTTCTGTTTTGCTTGGATGGAAGACGGTATCCTCTTAGATAGAAGAACTGGAGAATCCAAATACTTCCATTACGGAACGGATCGATATAATCTGTTCGAAGATATTTATAATAAAAAAACTCCGGATAACGGAAAATTCAAAGCAGTAGATTTAGGTTTTTCTAAAACGAAAGAAGAGCATAGATCTATGGTAGATGAAGTTTTAGAAGAGATCCGTAAAGGAAATACATTCCAGTGCCAAGTAGGATTTAGAAAAACATTTTTAGTCGGGGAGACAAGAACAGCAAAGGATAGAAAAAGAGGGGATTTCGAATTATACAAATCGGTCCGAAAAGTAAATCCTTCTCCTTTTAT encodes:
- the ilvB gene encoding biosynthetic-type acetolactate synthase large subunit, with protein sequence METITEKNKAWLREDKDPKTGAELIVAYLKRRRIHNVYGIPGGANLPLYDALHNSGIRHILARHEQGGGFMAQGEARVTKKPAVCLASSGPGVTNLITSVADAKSDSIPLVAITGQVPLSLIGTDAFQEIDTYGLSLPITKKTYLVRSVSELIRVLPEAFQIAEGPRPGPVWIDVPKDIQSASISLSMSQIKSIWDSQEEISPPKIFISEADKLRFYSLLENSKRPVLYIGGGVKGSGAEDLIQQLAESQDIPVVCTLMGLDSFSQTHELSLGMLGMHGAPYTNRLLSESDLLLAFGVRFDDRATGKLETFCPSAKVIHVDIDYKEIGKLRRPDFGFCSDLKYFLESMGEFPNRKREEWRWQIRSYKELYPLNPISTPKGFSPQDIILSVANSLGPNTRISTDVGQHQMWVAQYYPFRKSGTFLTSGGLGTMGFGLPAAIGASLADPNSKIVCFSGDGSILMNIQELDTLSELQSDIKIIIFDNRNLGLVRQQQNLFYGSRYNGSAYPSHSKFSKIANAFGVYSLDLGEEGKNLEDLETFLKEKGPGLVVVPIDQDLQVFPMVPPGKSNLEMLLG
- a CDS encoding anthranilate synthase component I family protein, with amino-acid sequence MSIEIQNIRKEASRFKRPIVRPFPLKENCTLEYFQKLMEETEVAVLFESLGPESDNSRYSFISGFPKRVFRAKEDKLACDGVEIARGNPYRLFSEIFSPKKSFLECTEVGGGGLYGYLSYEAANDMESSLLLKEHPKFPKFCFAWMEDGILLDRRTGESKYFHYGTDRYNLFEDIYNKKTPDNGKFKAVDLGFSKTKEEHRSMVDEVLEEIRKGNTFQCQVGFRKTFLVGETRTAKDRKRGDFELYKSVRKVNPSPFMFFMSFPGEVHLGASPELLFRLKDGLAESFPLAGTIRRGTNEEEDQKLALELLSDPKEIAEHNMLVDLHRNDLGRVSKFGTVKVRDSFALKRFSHVQHLSTEVSGIIRAGQDMFSGLASSFPTGTLSGAPKIESMKIIHRIENDPRGPYGGAVGRFGFDGNCSFCIPIRSYFRKEEEAVVRASGGIVMDSNPDAEYHEIGHKLGAVLKAMEAAR